The following coding sequences are from one uncultured Cohaesibacter sp. window:
- a CDS encoding SDR family oxidoreductase, producing the protein MKDVTVVVGAGGIGQAIARRISHDRQILIANHTQKSAQEAAKVLEFAGYDVTAMEADISDRAAVQAVVAKAQDLGPIKALVQAAGVSPSQAPIEQILEVDLYGTAILLEEFGKVIAPGGAGVVISSQSGYRMPALTTGQDALLATAPAEDLLKLDFVKGVKDTLHAYQMSKRCNSLRVRGEAINWAKRNARVNAISPGIIVTPLAHDELYGERADFYQSMLKKMPAGRAGMPDEVAALAAHIMGPEAGFITGSDFLIDGGATANFFYGPDA; encoded by the coding sequence ATGAAAGACGTAACTGTTGTTGTCGGTGCCGGAGGCATCGGCCAGGCTATTGCGCGTCGTATCAGTCACGACCGCCAGATTCTGATCGCGAACCACACGCAAAAATCCGCTCAGGAAGCGGCGAAAGTGCTTGAGTTTGCGGGGTATGATGTGACGGCCATGGAAGCAGACATCTCGGACCGAGCAGCGGTTCAGGCTGTTGTGGCAAAAGCGCAGGACCTGGGACCGATCAAGGCTTTGGTTCAGGCGGCAGGTGTGTCTCCATCACAAGCGCCCATCGAGCAAATTCTTGAAGTTGACCTATATGGCACGGCAATCCTGCTTGAAGAATTCGGCAAGGTGATTGCGCCGGGAGGGGCTGGTGTCGTGATCTCTTCCCAGTCGGGTTATCGCATGCCAGCATTGACCACAGGACAGGATGCTCTTTTGGCGACGGCTCCGGCTGAAGACCTTCTGAAACTTGATTTCGTCAAGGGCGTCAAGGATACACTGCACGCCTATCAAATGTCCAAACGCTGCAATTCCCTGCGGGTAAGAGGAGAGGCGATCAACTGGGCAAAACGAAACGCACGGGTGAATGCCATCAGTCCGGGCATAATCGTTACGCCGCTGGCCCATGATGAGCTTTACGGCGAACGCGCTGATTTCTACCAGTCGATGCTGAAGAAGATGCCCGCTGGTCGGGCAGGAATGCCCGATGAAGTGGCGGCTCTGGCCGCTCACATCATGGGCCCCGAAGCTGGGTTCATCACCGGCAGTGACTTCCTGATCGATGGTGGTGCGACGGCCAATTTTTTCTACGGACCCGATGCATAG
- a CDS encoding cupin domain-containing protein, with translation MTNNKNEDEIFPRGPENTAYEQYFVGQSYLNILSREGVFIGNVTFEPGCRNNWHIHKAEKGGGQILLCTSGKGWYQESGKPAQALKAGDVVKIPAGVKHWHGAAKDSWFAHLAVEVPGENTTNEWLEPVSDEDYLALD, from the coding sequence ATGACCAACAACAAAAACGAAGACGAAATTTTCCCACGCGGCCCAGAAAACACTGCCTATGAGCAGTATTTCGTGGGGCAGAGCTATTTGAATATCCTGTCCAGGGAAGGGGTGTTCATCGGCAATGTCACCTTTGAACCGGGCTGCCGCAACAATTGGCACATCCATAAGGCCGAGAAGGGCGGCGGGCAGATCCTTTTGTGCACCTCCGGCAAGGGCTGGTATCAGGAATCTGGCAAGCCCGCACAAGCCTTGAAAGCTGGTGATGTGGTCAAAATTCCTGCGGGTGTCAAACATTGGCATGGTGCAGCGAAAGACAGCTGGTTCGCCCACCTCGCTGTCGAAGTGCCCGGCGAAAACACGACCAATGAATGGCTGGAGCCCGTTTCTGATGAAGATTATCTTGCTCTGGACTGA
- the smpB gene encoding SsrA-binding protein SmpB encodes MAQKKKSDPNNRVVAENRKARHDYEFGEVVEAGLQLTGTEVKSLRTGKANIAESYASDENGEIVLINSHIPEYDQGNRFNHEPRRPRKLLLHKREIAKMSQAVQRDGMTIVPLKLYFNDKGIAKLAVAVARGKKNYDKRQDAKKRDWQRDKARLMRDRG; translated from the coding sequence ATGGCACAAAAGAAGAAAAGCGATCCGAATAACCGCGTCGTGGCGGAAAACCGGAAGGCGCGACATGATTATGAATTTGGCGAAGTGGTTGAAGCTGGGCTTCAGCTGACCGGTACGGAGGTGAAATCCCTTCGAACCGGCAAAGCGAATATCGCTGAGTCATATGCGTCCGATGAGAATGGCGAGATTGTTCTGATCAATTCTCACATACCTGAATATGATCAGGGCAATCGGTTCAACCATGAACCGCGCCGCCCACGCAAGCTGCTTTTGCATAAACGCGAAATCGCCAAAATGTCCCAGGCTGTTCAGCGCGATGGCATGACGATTGTGCCGTTGAAGTTATATTTCAATGACAAGGGGATTGCCAAGCTGGCTGTCGCGGTCGCACGAGGCAAGAAAAATTACGACAAGCGTCAGGATGCCAAGAAACGTGATTGGCAGCGCGATAAAGCCCGGTTAATGCGCGATCGAGGGTAG
- a CDS encoding zinc-dependent alcohol dehydrogenase family protein, with the protein MLGTMLYGPGDVRYEEVPEPQIVHPTDAIIRLAATCVCGSDLWPYRGVNDVTAPMAMGHEYCGVVEAVGDAVSTVRPGDFVVGSFCLSDNTCPHCGHGFHSSCEQREFMTGAQAPMARVALADGTLVKTAGQPSEDLIPHLLAASDVLGTGWYAADAARVQPGSTVVVVGDGAVGLMGVLSAKQMGAERIIAMSRHKSRQDLALEFGATDIVAERGDEGIAKIRELTAKIGADSVLECVGTEQSMKQAIACARPGSTVGFVGVPHGVKIDGQDLFFAQVGLMGGPAPVRRFLPDLMQLVIDRKIEPGKVFDLQIPIADVAEGYKAMDERRAIKTLLRV; encoded by the coding sequence ATGCTAGGAACAATGCTCTATGGTCCGGGAGATGTCCGTTATGAAGAGGTTCCCGAACCTCAGATAGTTCATCCGACCGATGCCATCATCCGCCTTGCTGCGACCTGCGTTTGTGGGTCTGATCTTTGGCCCTATCGTGGCGTGAATGACGTGACCGCCCCAATGGCCATGGGCCATGAATATTGCGGCGTTGTTGAAGCGGTTGGTGACGCCGTTTCCACGGTCAGACCGGGTGACTTTGTTGTGGGGTCTTTTTGCCTGTCCGACAACACCTGCCCGCACTGTGGGCACGGGTTCCATTCCTCATGCGAACAGCGTGAATTCATGACTGGCGCACAGGCGCCAATGGCGCGCGTGGCGTTGGCTGATGGCACTCTGGTCAAGACCGCGGGACAGCCATCGGAAGACCTCATCCCGCATCTTCTTGCTGCCTCTGACGTGCTCGGCACTGGCTGGTATGCAGCCGATGCAGCGCGCGTTCAGCCCGGCTCGACGGTTGTCGTAGTCGGCGATGGTGCCGTTGGTCTGATGGGGGTCTTGTCAGCCAAACAGATGGGCGCTGAACGCATCATCGCCATGAGCCGCCACAAGTCCCGTCAGGATCTGGCTCTGGAGTTTGGTGCAACAGACATCGTTGCCGAGCGCGGGGATGAAGGCATCGCCAAGATCCGAGAACTCACCGCCAAAATCGGTGCGGACTCTGTTCTCGAATGCGTCGGCACTGAGCAATCCATGAAACAGGCCATTGCTTGCGCACGCCCCGGGTCTACCGTTGGCTTCGTTGGTGTGCCTCATGGCGTCAAGATCGACGGTCAGGATCTGTTTTTTGCTCAGGTTGGCCTGATGGGAGGACCGGCACCGGTTCGTCGCTTCCTGCCCGACCTGATGCAGCTGGTGATTGATCGCAAGATCGAACCGGGCAAGGTCTTTGATCTGCAGATCCCGATTGCAGATGTTGCCGAAGGCTACAAGGCCATGGATGAGCGTCGCGCGATCAAGACGCTTTTGCGCGTATAG